AAAATACCTGTCACCTCATCCTGGGCCGCTTCCATCAATTCCGGATCGACTACTTTGACATGAATCGACACGCTTCGATTGCGCACGCCAAAAAAGCGGGCGTAGGTGCGGAATGGAATGAACACCTGGTTATCCACCGACATCGGACTATCCGGCCCACTGCCTCTACGCTCCAGCACCCCGATCACCTGGCATCGATGCCCGCTAAGGCGAATGAACTTGCCCAGCGGCTGCTCAACCGGAAACAACCGGGAAGCCACCTCGGCACCCAGCACACACACCGCCCGCGCGCTTCGCTCCTCCACTTCGGTATAGAAACGTCCAAGTGCCAGATCGACCGCGTGCACCCGTGGATAGTCGGCCTCGGCTCCGACAATAGTCAGCGACGAGACAGTGACACTACCATAGCGGGCCGTTCCCCTCCGATCAAGCACCGGCACAGCAGCCACCACATAACGCGCCCGCGCCTCAATCACCTCGGCCAGGTCCGGCGTAATATCCGGACGGTTGATGTACTCCCACCAGCGCGATCCCGGTCCAACAATCCAGGGCCACTTTTCCACATAAAGCACATCGGTCCCCAGCTCCGAAAGCGACTCGTTAAAATCCCGCTCGATCCCGTTGATCACCGTGGCCATCAACGTGACAGCCACAATGCCAATGATGATACCCAGCGTGGTCAGAACGGCCCGCAGCTTATGCGCCGCAATCGCCCGCAGGGCGGCCATCAGGCCTTCCCAGATCTCAAACAGTAAAAGCGACATAGGCGGTCGTTTTCCCGATGACGACTGCCGTAGC
The sequence above is a segment of the Rhodothermus sp. genome. Coding sequences within it:
- a CDS encoding ABC transporter permease, with protein sequence MSLLLFEIWEGLMAALRAIAAHKLRAVLTTLGIIIGIVAVTLMATVINGIERDFNESLSELGTDVLYVEKWPWIVGPGSRWWEYINRPDITPDLAEVIEARARYVVAAVPVLDRRGTARYGSVTVSSLTIVGAEADYPRVHAVDLALGRFYTEVEERSARAVCVLGAEVASRLFPVEQPLGKFIRLSGHRCQVIGVLERRGSGPDSPMSVDNQVFIPFRTYARFFGVRNRSVSIHVKVVDPELMEAAQDEVTGILRVARKLDALEKNDFEINQQQALREQLAPVKAAIYGVGLFLTGLSLLVGGVGVMNIMFVSVKERTREIGIRKAVGATRRAILVQFLIEAILVCMIGGVIGVLLAMMLTGVVNLFIEAYLPATTVALAFLICVLTGITFGLAPAWTAARAQPIEALRYE